A stretch of Methanosphaerula palustris E1-9c DNA encodes these proteins:
- the ilvB gene encoding biosynthetic-type acetolactate synthase large subunit translates to MKTGAKVLIEGLHRQGVTTIFGYPGGSVLPIYDELYDSPLRHILMRHEQAAAHAADGYARASGKTGVCLATSGPGACNLVTGLATAYMDSVPLIALTGQVPTNLLGNDAFQESDITGITMPVTKHNYLVKKVADIPQVLADAFYIASTGRPGPVLIDLPKDMMTGSVPDDIVIAPKPVLRGYQPTRQGHPRQIEKAAELIREAERPLIYAGGGVIAAGASAELLALSEELMIPVTTTLMGLGAVPGDHPLNLGMLGMHGTEYANFAVTEADLLIAVGVRFDDRVTGKLSTFAPGARVIHIDVDPAEIGKNRQPEVPIVGDAKCVLGELLSRLQKKQQSSAWLEQVAAWKRDHPLRYCDDGLLHPQYVIQRLSALLGGKAVITSEVGQNQMWTAQYYCFQEPRQWITSGGLGTMGYGFPAAIGAQYARPDEQVFVVAGDGSFQMNIQELGTVAQYNIPVKIVILNNLYLGMVRQWQELFYDRRYSFTELPAVDFVKIAAAYGIDGMQVTTVSGVDEALKTAIATDGPFLLDFRVEREENVFPMVPAGAAINEMIGGRER, encoded by the coding sequence ATGAAGACAGGCGCTAAGGTCCTGATTGAAGGGCTGCACCGGCAGGGGGTTACTACAATCTTTGGCTACCCCGGGGGTTCGGTGTTACCGATCTATGACGAACTGTATGACTCGCCACTCAGGCATATCCTGATGCGGCATGAACAGGCAGCAGCGCATGCTGCGGACGGATATGCCCGCGCCAGCGGGAAGACCGGGGTATGCCTGGCGACCTCGGGACCGGGGGCATGCAACCTGGTCACCGGCCTCGCGACCGCATACATGGATTCGGTACCGCTGATCGCCCTGACCGGTCAGGTTCCGACGAACCTGCTCGGTAACGATGCGTTCCAGGAGTCTGATATCACCGGGATCACGATGCCGGTGACCAAGCATAACTACCTGGTAAAAAAGGTCGCCGACATTCCGCAGGTGCTCGCCGATGCGTTCTATATCGCGTCCACCGGTCGGCCCGGTCCGGTGCTGATCGATCTCCCGAAAGACATGATGACCGGATCGGTGCCTGACGATATCGTCATCGCTCCAAAGCCGGTCCTCCGTGGCTACCAGCCGACCCGGCAGGGTCACCCCCGACAGATCGAGAAGGCCGCCGAGCTTATCCGGGAGGCCGAACGCCCCCTGATCTATGCGGGTGGGGGTGTGATCGCGGCCGGTGCATCGGCAGAGCTGCTTGCCCTCTCCGAGGAACTGATGATCCCGGTGACAACCACGCTGATGGGTCTCGGTGCCGTTCCGGGCGACCACCCGCTCAACCTCGGGATGCTCGGGATGCACGGGACCGAGTACGCGAACTTCGCTGTCACCGAGGCGGACCTGTTGATTGCCGTCGGAGTCAGGTTTGATGATCGGGTCACCGGTAAGCTCTCGACCTTCGCGCCGGGGGCTCGGGTGATCCACATCGATGTCGACCCGGCCGAGATTGGGAAGAACCGGCAACCGGAGGTGCCGATCGTTGGCGATGCCAAGTGTGTGCTCGGTGAACTCCTCTCCCGTCTGCAGAAGAAGCAGCAGTCGTCCGCCTGGCTGGAGCAGGTTGCCGCGTGGAAGCGGGACCATCCGCTTCGGTACTGTGACGACGGGCTCCTCCATCCGCAGTATGTGATCCAGCGACTCTCGGCACTGCTTGGTGGTAAGGCTGTGATCACCAGCGAGGTCGGGCAGAATCAGATGTGGACGGCCCAGTATTACTGCTTTCAAGAGCCGCGGCAGTGGATCACCTCCGGCGGTCTCGGCACGATGGGTTATGGCTTCCCGGCGGCCATCGGTGCTCAGTATGCCCGCCCCGATGAACAGGTCTTCGTCGTTGCCGGTGACGGGTCCTTCCAGATGAATATACAGGAGCTCGGTACCGTCGCGCAGTACAACATCCCGGTAAAGATTGTGATCCTCAACAACCTCTACCTCGGGATGGTCCGTCAGTGGCAGGAACTCTTCTATGACCGGCGGTACTCGTTCACCGAGCTGCCGGCCGTGGACTTCGTGAAGATCGCAGCAGCGTACGGAATCGACGGGATGCAGGTCACTACCGTCTCCGGGGTGGATGAGGCCCTGAAGACTGCGATCGCCACCGATGGGCCATTCCTCTTGGACTTCCGGGTTGAACGGGAAGAGAATGTCTTCCCGATGGTGCCGGCCGGTGCTGCGATCAATGAGATGATCGGGGGGCGGGAGCGATGA
- a CDS encoding flagellin, with the protein MNLSIGSATNNEAAFTGLEAAIVLIAFVVVASTFTYVVLGAGFFTTQKSQETVHTAVGQASSAVEIVGNVYGKGIAGTSIDTIVFSIGLAAGATPVDLNKTVLTFSTGDTIETLAFAGSGSTDGSGTVTAGKWAISSQDNSLGAENKVLDSGEQFTITAMPSTALNAYAGFNIDVKPAAGAALAIHRTVPAYIDAVNLLY; encoded by the coding sequence ATGAATCTCTCCATCGGATCTGCAACAAATAATGAAGCCGCGTTCACCGGTCTCGAAGCGGCAATAGTACTGATTGCGTTTGTCGTCGTCGCATCAACCTTCACCTACGTAGTGCTGGGTGCAGGGTTCTTCACCACACAGAAAAGTCAGGAGACTGTACATACTGCCGTGGGACAGGCATCATCAGCTGTTGAGATTGTGGGTAATGTCTATGGAAAAGGCATTGCTGGCACATCGATCGACACGATCGTATTCAGTATCGGTCTCGCTGCAGGGGCAACCCCGGTGGATCTCAATAAAACCGTATTGACCTTTTCTACGGGTGATACTATTGAGACACTGGCATTCGCTGGATCCGGTTCAACAGATGGATCAGGTACAGTCACAGCAGGGAAATGGGCAATTTCAAGCCAGGACAACTCCCTTGGGGCAGAAAACAAGGTGCTCGACAGCGGGGAACAGTTCACCATCACAGCAATGCCATCTACAGCGCTGAATGCCTATGCTGGGTTTAATATCGATGTCAAGCCCGCAGCAGGAGCGGCCCTTGCGATCCACAGGACCGTACCGGCATACATCGATGCAGTGAACCTTCTTTATTAA
- a CDS encoding archaellin/type IV pilin N-terminal domain-containing protein has translation MRDQIKNEDAFTGLEAAIVLIAFVVVAAVFSYVVLGAGFFTTQKSQETVHTAVGQASSAVEIVGNVYGKGTAGTSIGTVVFSIGLAAGATSVDINKTVLTFSTGETIETLTFAGSATPDGSGTVTAGKWAITRQDNSLGAENKVLDSGEQFTITAMPSTALKAYAGFNIDVKPAVGAALAIHRTVPAYIDAVNLLY, from the coding sequence ATGAGAGATCAAATCAAAAATGAAGATGCATTTACCGGTCTCGAAGCGGCAATTGTGCTCATTGCATTTGTCGTCGTCGCAGCAGTGTTCTCATACGTGGTGCTGGGCGCAGGGTTCTTCACCACGCAGAAGAGCCAAGAGACTGTACATACAGCCGTAGGACAGGCATCATCAGCCGTTGAGATTGTCGGAAATGTCTATGGAAAAGGTACTGCTGGAACCTCGATAGGCACAGTCGTCTTCAGCATCGGCCTCGCAGCTGGGGCAACTTCGGTCGATATCAACAAGACCGTATTGACCTTTTCGACCGGCGAGACCATCGAAACCCTGACATTCGCAGGATCGGCTACCCCGGATGGATCAGGAACTGTAACGGCAGGAAAATGGGCTATTACCAGGCAGGACAACTCTCTCGGAGCAGAAAATAAGGTGCTCGACAGTGGAGAGCAGTTCACCATCACGGCAATGCCATCGACAGCACTGAAGGCATACGCTGGATTTAATATCGATGTCAAACCAGCAGTCGGAGCAGCACTCGCAATCCACAGGACCGTCCCGGCGTACATCGATGCAGTGAACCTCCTCTACTAA
- a CDS encoding archaellin/type IV pilin N-terminal domain-containing protein — translation MKSIKRNEDAFTGLEAAIVLIAFVVVAAVFSYVVLGAGFFTTQKSQETVHTAVGQASSAIEIVGNVYGQADTAGGDISSVVFSVGLAAGATPVDINKTVLTFSTGDTVETLTFAGSADPAGAATPTAGQWAITHQENSLGTENKVLDSGEQFTITVKPTTALKAYAGFNIDVKPAVGAALAIHRTVPAYTDKVNLLY, via the coding sequence ATGAAATCTATTAAAAGAAACGAAGACGCATTTACCGGCCTCGAAGCGGCAATTGTACTTATTGCATTTGTCGTCGTTGCGGCGGTGTTCTCATACGTGGTGCTGGGCGCAGGGTTCTTCACCACACAGAAGAGTCAGGAGACTGTACATACTGCTGTAGGTCAGGCATCATCAGCCATTGAGATTGTTGGTAACGTCTACGGTCAGGCAGACACTGCAGGGGGCGATATAAGTTCAGTCGTCTTCAGCGTTGGCCTCGCAGCAGGCGCGACCCCAGTGGACATCAACAAGACCGTCCTGACCTTCTCAACAGGAGATACCGTAGAGACCCTAACATTCGCAGGATCAGCTGATCCCGCAGGAGCAGCAACTCCAACAGCGGGTCAATGGGCAATTACCCATCAGGAGAACAGCCTTGGAACAGAAAACAAGGTGCTCGACAGTGGAGAACAATTCACCATCACAGTTAAGCCGACGACAGCACTGAAGGCATACGCTGGATTTAACATCGACGTCAAGCCCGCAGTCGGAGCAGCACTTGCAATCCACAGAACTGTTCCAGCATACACCGATAAGGTGAATCTCCTCTACTAA
- the ilvN gene encoding acetolactate synthase small subunit has product MRAHTLSVLVENRAGVLSRVSGLFSRRGFNIESLAVGTCEESGMSRITIVVIGDDPMVEQVKKQLHKLIDVIRISDLTERAYIDRELALIRVTAEPGAGRAEVMQIADIFRAQIVDVGAKTVVLEVTGDSEKIDALEELLRQYGIKEFVRTGKIALPRGAK; this is encoded by the coding sequence ATGAGGGCGCATACCCTTTCGGTGCTGGTCGAGAACCGGGCCGGTGTTCTCTCCCGGGTCAGCGGGCTCTTCTCGCGCCGCGGGTTCAATATCGAGTCGCTGGCCGTTGGCACCTGCGAGGAGTCGGGGATGTCGCGGATCACCATCGTCGTGATCGGGGATGACCCGATGGTCGAGCAGGTGAAGAAGCAGCTCCACAAACTGATCGATGTGATCCGGATCTCCGACCTGACCGAACGGGCCTATATCGACCGCGAGCTGGCTCTGATTCGGGTCACCGCCGAGCCCGGTGCCGGCCGGGCTGAGGTGATGCAGATCGCTGATATTTTCCGGGCCCAGATCGTCGACGTCGGGGCGAAGACAGTGGTGCTGGAGGTGACCGGCGACTCTGAGAAAATTGATGCACTCGAAGAACTGCTCAGGCAGTATGGGATCAAGGAGTTTGTTCGGACCGGAAAGATTGCCCTGCCTCGGGGGGCGAAGTGA
- a CDS encoding flagellin produces MEDAFTGLEAAIVLIAFVTVGSVFSFMVLNAGFVTTQKAQEVVHTGGSEAAITLQIHGDIYGSADSSGGPVTMITMMLKAGVPSSSIDLNKTTFHISTDSTNEILQKGTDLSDPSPGQWTIHERFSENNGQISRLGPNDLVTIEIRPSSPLPPGKRFTLEVNPTGATGFVITRSIPTSTDHMIVLY; encoded by the coding sequence ATGGAAGATGCATTCACTGGACTTGAGGCTGCAATCGTTCTGATAGCCTTTGTCACAGTAGGTTCGGTCTTCTCATTTATGGTTCTGAACGCAGGGTTCGTAACCACCCAGAAGGCACAGGAAGTAGTACATACTGGAGGAAGCGAGGCTGCGATTACCCTCCAAATCCATGGAGATATCTATGGCAGCGCCGATAGTTCAGGGGGACCGGTGACCATGATAACGATGATGCTGAAGGCTGGGGTTCCCTCGAGTTCCATCGATCTCAACAAAACCACATTCCATATCTCAACCGATTCGACAAACGAGATCCTCCAAAAGGGAACGGATCTGTCGGATCCCTCCCCAGGACAGTGGACAATTCACGAACGATTCAGTGAGAACAACGGACAGATCTCTCGTCTCGGACCCAATGACCTGGTTACCATAGAGATCAGACCTTCATCCCCACTCCCCCCAGGTAAAAGATTCACACTGGAAGTGAACCCGACCGGAGCAACAGGTTTTGTCATAACACGATCAATACCTACCTCAACAGACCATATGATCGTCTTATATTGA
- a CDS encoding archaellin/type IV pilin N-terminal domain-containing protein has protein sequence MKSLIRNEDAFTGLEAAIVLIAFVVVAAVFSYVVLGAGFFTTQKSQETVHTAVGQASSAVEVVGNVYGEGTAGTSVDTIVFSIALAAGATSVDINKTVLTFSTGDTVETLTFAGSGSTDGAGTVTAGKWAITGQDNSLGAKNKVLDSGEQFTITAMPSAALNAYAGFNIDVKPAVGAALAIHRTVPAYIDAVNLLY, from the coding sequence ATGAAATCTCTAATCAGGAATGAAGATGCATTCACCGGTCTCGAAGCGGCAATTGTGCTCATCGCATTTGTCGTTGTTGCGGCGGTGTTCTCATACGTGGTGCTGGGCGCAGGGTTCTTCACCACACAGAAGAGCCAAGAGACTGTACATACTGCCGTAGGACAGGCTTCATCAGCCGTTGAGGTTGTAGGCAATGTCTACGGAGAAGGTACTGCTGGAACTTCGGTTGATACAATCGTCTTCAGCATCGCCCTCGCCGCAGGGGCAACCTCGGTTGATATTAATAAAACTGTATTGACCTTTTCAACCGGTGATACCGTCGAAACACTGACATTCGCGGGTTCTGGTTCAACAGATGGAGCAGGTACCGTAACAGCAGGGAAATGGGCAATTACCGGACAGGATAACTCCCTTGGAGCAAAGAATAAGGTGCTCGACAGTGGAGAACAGTTCACCATCACTGCAATGCCATCAGCAGCACTGAATGCATACGCTGGATTTAATATCGATGTCAAGCCTGCAGTCGGAGCAGCTCTAGCAATCCACAGGACCGTGCCGGCATACATCGATGCAGTGAACCTCCTCTATTAA